A region from the Dendropsophus ebraccatus isolate aDenEbr1 chromosome 1, aDenEbr1.pat, whole genome shotgun sequence genome encodes:
- the LOC138769543 gene encoding mitochondrial adenyl nucleotide antiporter SLC25A23-like isoform X2 has product MRGCTDAEQEILRVGDTDQDGQLDFDEFTRYLVEREKRLLIMFNSLDRNNDGHIDASEIQECFRSLGVHITLPQANKILQSMDRDGTLTIDWLEWRDHFLLNPLHNMEAVVTYWKHSSMLDIGESLAVPDEFSQKEIRSGIWWKQLLAGGVAGAVSRTGTAPLDRLKVLMQVHGTRSDGLSILRGLKGMIEEGGIRSLWRGNGINVLKIAPESAIKFMAYEQIKKLIRGQQETLRVRERFIAGSLAGAIAQTVIYPMEVLKTRLALRRTGQFSGMSDCARHILRTEGVRAYFRGYLPNLLGIVPYAGIDLAIYETLKNTWLQRYQTGSSPNPGVLVLLACGTISSTCGQIASYPLALVRTRMQAQASIQGSPQLSMMALFRYIVAREGVLGLYRGIAPNFMKVIPAVSISYVVYENMKRVLGVTSR; this is encoded by the exons GAGATCCTTCGGGTCGGGGACACTGATCAGGACGGGCAGCTGGATTTTGATGAGTTCACCCGATACCtggtggagagagagaagagactccTCATCATGTTCAACAGCTTGGACCGCAACAacgatg GTCACATCGATGCATCTGAGATCCAGGAATGTTTTCGGAGTCTCGGGGTCCACATCACGCTCCCCCAGGCCAACAAGATCCTACAGAG CATGGATCGTGACGGCACGTTAACCATTGACTGGTTGGAATGGAGGGATCATTTCCTGCTGAACCCCTTGCACAATATGGAGGCCGTGGTCACCTACTGGAAGCATTCCTCT ATGCTCGATATAGGGGAGTCCCTGGCCGTTCCGGATGAGTTTTCCCAAAAGGAGATCCGATCGGGCATTTGGTGGAAGCAGCTTCTGGCCGGAGGAGTGGCGGGGGCAGTCTCCAGGACGGGAACGGCCCCTCTGGACAGGCTGAAAGTGCTAATGCAG GTTCATGGAACAAGATCTGATGGTCTCTCCATCCTGCGAGGTCTGAAGGGGATGATTGAGGAGGGAGGGATACGCTCACTGTGGCGTGGGAACGGGATAAACGTCCTGAAGATCGCACCGGAATCTGCTATTAAGTTCATGGCATATGAGCAG ATCAAGAAGCTGATCCGCGGCCAGCAGGAGACCCTGCGGGTCAGAGAGAGGTTCATTGCGGGGTCCCTGGCCGGTGCCATAGCCCAGACTGTCATCTATCCTATGGAG GTCCTGAAGACACGTCTGGCTCTCCGGCGGACCGGTCAGTTCTCAGGGATGTCGGACTGTGCACGGCACATCCTCCGCACTGAAGGGGTCCGGGCGTATTTCAGGGGCTACCTCCCTAACCTGCTGGGCATTGTACCCTACGCAGGCATAGACTTGGCAATATATGAG ACACTAAAGAACACCTGGTTACAGCGGTACCAGACGGGCTCCAGCCCCAATCCAGGAGTCCTGGTCTTACTGGCCTGCGGCACAATCTCTAGCACGTGTGGGCAGATTGCCAGCTATCCTCTAGCCCTGGTTAGGACACGCATGCAGGCGCAAG CTTCTATACAGGGGTCTCCGCAGCTCTCCATGATGGCCCTGTTCCGTTACATCGTGGCTCGCGAAGGAGTCCTCGGCCTATATCGAGGAATCGCCCCCAACTTCATGAAGGTGATACCCGCCGTCAGCATCAGCTACGTCGTCTACGAAAACATGAAGCGGGTGCTGGGCGTGACCAGCCGATAA
- the LOC138769543 gene encoding mitochondrial adenyl nucleotide antiporter SLC25A23-like isoform X1 encodes MDDPDRHRRYAELFSQLDANKDGHVDINELREGLAAMGMRGCTDAEQEILRVGDTDQDGQLDFDEFTRYLVEREKRLLIMFNSLDRNNDGHIDASEIQECFRSLGVHITLPQANKILQSMDRDGTLTIDWLEWRDHFLLNPLHNMEAVVTYWKHSSMLDIGESLAVPDEFSQKEIRSGIWWKQLLAGGVAGAVSRTGTAPLDRLKVLMQVHGTRSDGLSILRGLKGMIEEGGIRSLWRGNGINVLKIAPESAIKFMAYEQIKKLIRGQQETLRVRERFIAGSLAGAIAQTVIYPMEVLKTRLALRRTGQFSGMSDCARHILRTEGVRAYFRGYLPNLLGIVPYAGIDLAIYETLKNTWLQRYQTGSSPNPGVLVLLACGTISSTCGQIASYPLALVRTRMQAQASIQGSPQLSMMALFRYIVAREGVLGLYRGIAPNFMKVIPAVSISYVVYENMKRVLGVTSR; translated from the exons GAGATCCTTCGGGTCGGGGACACTGATCAGGACGGGCAGCTGGATTTTGATGAGTTCACCCGATACCtggtggagagagagaagagactccTCATCATGTTCAACAGCTTGGACCGCAACAacgatg GTCACATCGATGCATCTGAGATCCAGGAATGTTTTCGGAGTCTCGGGGTCCACATCACGCTCCCCCAGGCCAACAAGATCCTACAGAG CATGGATCGTGACGGCACGTTAACCATTGACTGGTTGGAATGGAGGGATCATTTCCTGCTGAACCCCTTGCACAATATGGAGGCCGTGGTCACCTACTGGAAGCATTCCTCT ATGCTCGATATAGGGGAGTCCCTGGCCGTTCCGGATGAGTTTTCCCAAAAGGAGATCCGATCGGGCATTTGGTGGAAGCAGCTTCTGGCCGGAGGAGTGGCGGGGGCAGTCTCCAGGACGGGAACGGCCCCTCTGGACAGGCTGAAAGTGCTAATGCAG GTTCATGGAACAAGATCTGATGGTCTCTCCATCCTGCGAGGTCTGAAGGGGATGATTGAGGAGGGAGGGATACGCTCACTGTGGCGTGGGAACGGGATAAACGTCCTGAAGATCGCACCGGAATCTGCTATTAAGTTCATGGCATATGAGCAG ATCAAGAAGCTGATCCGCGGCCAGCAGGAGACCCTGCGGGTCAGAGAGAGGTTCATTGCGGGGTCCCTGGCCGGTGCCATAGCCCAGACTGTCATCTATCCTATGGAG GTCCTGAAGACACGTCTGGCTCTCCGGCGGACCGGTCAGTTCTCAGGGATGTCGGACTGTGCACGGCACATCCTCCGCACTGAAGGGGTCCGGGCGTATTTCAGGGGCTACCTCCCTAACCTGCTGGGCATTGTACCCTACGCAGGCATAGACTTGGCAATATATGAG ACACTAAAGAACACCTGGTTACAGCGGTACCAGACGGGCTCCAGCCCCAATCCAGGAGTCCTGGTCTTACTGGCCTGCGGCACAATCTCTAGCACGTGTGGGCAGATTGCCAGCTATCCTCTAGCCCTGGTTAGGACACGCATGCAGGCGCAAG CTTCTATACAGGGGTCTCCGCAGCTCTCCATGATGGCCCTGTTCCGTTACATCGTGGCTCGCGAAGGAGTCCTCGGCCTATATCGAGGAATCGCCCCCAACTTCATGAAGGTGATACCCGCCGTCAGCATCAGCTACGTCGTCTACGAAAACATGAAGCGGGTGCTGGGCGTGACCAGCCGATAA